From the Salinimicrobium tongyeongense genome, one window contains:
- a CDS encoding DUF5683 domain-containing protein, with amino-acid sequence MKIKNLIAFFITCLFFLQASAQEDSLLVDPQLVIEEPAYKPYDPLSPARAAFYSAVLPGLGQAYNGKYWKIPIVYTALGVGIYFYFENDRQYDRYRSAYKSRLAGNTNDEFYDDNGQPRVSTSGLIEAQRFYQRNKEVSIMVTLGLYALNIIDANVDAHLQQFNVSEDLSLKPNLDYDQFTGTTGYGITLNYNF; translated from the coding sequence GTGAAGATTAAAAACCTCATAGCGTTCTTTATCACCTGTCTCTTTTTCCTGCAAGCCTCGGCACAGGAAGATTCGCTGCTGGTAGACCCGCAGCTGGTGATTGAAGAACCTGCCTACAAACCTTACGACCCGCTCTCCCCTGCCCGTGCCGCATTTTATTCTGCCGTACTCCCGGGACTGGGACAAGCCTACAACGGCAAATACTGGAAGATCCCTATCGTGTATACTGCTTTGGGAGTTGGTATATATTTTTATTTTGAAAATGACCGTCAGTACGACCGTTACCGCAGTGCCTACAAAAGCAGGCTGGCCGGCAATACCAATGACGAATTCTACGATGACAACGGCCAACCCCGGGTATCAACCAGCGGGCTCATAGAGGCGCAGCGGTTTTACCAGCGCAACAAAGAAGTCTCCATTATGGTCACTTTGGGATTGTATGCCCTCAATATTATAGATGCCAACGTTGACGCCCACCTGCAACAATTCAACGTGAGTGAAGACCTGTCACTTAAGCCAAACCTTGATTACGACCAGTTTACGGGAACTACAGGTTACGGCATTACTTTAAACTACAATTTTTGA
- a CDS encoding CDP-alcohol phosphatidyltransferase family protein: MSLARHIPNAITLVNLFSGSIAAIFAVQGDLVMAAVFVALGIFFDFFDGLAARLLDVKSELGLQLDSLADMVTSGLVPGIVMFQLFRQALPGEAAQPTDWTSGQDLLEWNIPVLALLGLLVSLASGYRLAKFNIDERQTDSFIGLPTPANALLILSLPLILIFQPQAFLVEIILNPWFLGALTLFSCFMLNAEVPLFALKFSSWGFAENKVRYLFLIFCVVLLIFLQFAAVPLIIVSYVVVSMLTNKAIEEPVVERH; this comes from the coding sequence ATGAGCCTAGCCAGACACATTCCAAATGCCATTACCTTGGTCAACCTTTTTAGCGGAAGCATTGCAGCCATATTTGCTGTGCAGGGCGACCTGGTGATGGCTGCGGTCTTTGTGGCCCTTGGGATCTTTTTTGATTTTTTTGACGGACTGGCTGCAAGGCTACTCGATGTAAAGTCTGAACTCGGGCTGCAACTTGATTCCCTGGCCGACATGGTGACCAGCGGCCTGGTGCCGGGCATTGTGATGTTCCAGTTGTTCAGGCAGGCTTTGCCAGGAGAGGCGGCTCAGCCTACCGACTGGACATCGGGACAGGACCTGTTGGAATGGAATATTCCGGTTTTGGCTTTGCTGGGGCTGTTGGTGAGCCTTGCATCGGGTTACCGCCTGGCAAAATTCAATATTGACGAACGGCAGACAGATTCCTTTATTGGCCTTCCCACCCCGGCAAATGCCCTTCTTATTTTAAGTCTGCCGCTCATTCTCATTTTTCAGCCGCAGGCTTTTTTAGTGGAAATTATTCTGAACCCGTGGTTTCTTGGTGCACTAACGCTGTTTTCCTGTTTCATGTTAAATGCTGAAGTTCCCTTATTTGCATTAAAGTTCAGCAGCTGGGGTTTTGCTGAAAATAAAGTCCGTTACCTCTTTTTGATCTTTTGTGTGGTTCTGCTTATCTTTTTGCAGTTTGCTGCGGTACCCCTTATTATAGTGAGCTATGTGGTTGTGTCTATGCTCACGAATAAGGCTATTGAAGAGCCGGTAGTTGAGCGGCATTAA
- a CDS encoding ParB/RepB/Spo0J family partition protein — protein MAKATKKQALGRGLSALLKDPQNDIKSAEDKNADKLVGHIVELDLDAIEVNPFQPRTSFNEESLRELASSIRELGVIQPITVRKLDYNQYQLVSGERRFRASKLVGLQTIPAYIRIANDQESLEMALVENIQRQDLDPIEISLSYQRLIDEINLTQEQLSERVGKNRSTIANYLRLLKLDPIVQTGMRDGFLSMGHGRALINIEDSQTQLEVYEKILASSLSVRETEKLVRNLQEGKPEAKTSASTSSISRDVKKSIREFSEKLGAKVDVKVSKKGNGKLIIPFTSEEDLNRIKRIIQGED, from the coding sequence ATGGCGAAGGCGACAAAGAAACAAGCTTTGGGACGAGGACTTTCAGCACTGCTGAAAGACCCTCAAAATGACATTAAATCGGCTGAAGATAAGAATGCAGATAAGCTGGTTGGGCATATTGTGGAGCTTGACCTGGATGCGATTGAAGTAAACCCATTTCAGCCAAGAACAAGTTTCAATGAAGAATCGCTGCGAGAACTTGCATCTTCGATAAGGGAACTGGGAGTAATTCAGCCCATTACCGTAAGAAAATTAGATTACAACCAGTATCAGCTAGTTTCGGGGGAAAGACGTTTTAGAGCCTCTAAACTTGTGGGGCTGCAAACCATTCCCGCCTATATTCGCATCGCCAATGACCAGGAGTCGCTGGAAATGGCACTGGTAGAGAATATTCAGCGACAGGACCTCGATCCCATTGAGATTTCGTTGTCTTACCAAAGGCTTATCGATGAGATCAACCTTACGCAGGAGCAGTTAAGCGAGCGCGTGGGCAAGAACAGGTCTACAATTGCCAATTACCTGCGATTGCTGAAGCTAGACCCTATTGTGCAAACCGGGATGCGCGACGGATTTTTGAGTATGGGACACGGCCGGGCCCTTATTAATATTGAAGACAGCCAGACCCAGCTTGAAGTATACGAAAAGATACTCGCCAGTTCCCTTTCGGTAAGAGAGACCGAAAAACTGGTTAGAAACCTTCAGGAAGGGAAACCTGAAGCCAAAACTTCTGCTTCCACTTCAAGCATTTCAAGGGATGTAAAGAAAAGCATCAGGGAGTTTTCAGAAAAACTGGGAGCCAAAGTAGATGTTAAGGTGTCAAAAAAGGGAAATGGGAAGCTCATTATTCCTTTTACTTCCGAAGAAGATCTTAATCGTATCAAAAGGATCATACAGGGTGAAGATTAA
- the lnt gene encoding apolipoprotein N-acyltransferase produces the protein MKHFLYALLSGILLALAWPTYGFPLLLFFAFVPLLYAEHNIRINEAHNRKWKIFGLSYLSFIIWNTITTYWLYFSTPFGGIFAITVNSLLMALVFLLFHIVAKRVNFKASSSFLISIWIAFEYLHLNWEFSWPWLNLGNGFSEFPHWIQWYEFTGTFGGTLWVWLTNIALLKMLLLYKQHKAKEILYRGLFKSGLLILLPLLLSYVILWNYEESEETIEAVVLQPNINPYTEKYFTSDARIGELLTSLAEEAVTPETKIVIAPETVFAYGTVLSRFKDSEANFFTRQFVNKHPKMSFLSGISMYDRFSDPGRVRAQTNQLGHNDWYDDYNSAFMISANDSVHFYHKSKLVVGVENFPYQEVLRPLLGNVMIDLGGTVAMKTTQEKRATFEITSSEEVGPIICYESVYGNFVTGYVREGADFLAIITNDAWWGNTQGHKQHLSYARLRAIENRRAIARSANTGISAFINEKGEITSTLGYEEQGALRGEISLNARLTFYSRFGDYIARISLFLALFIFLFAVVPWKRSRR, from the coding sequence ATGAAACACTTCCTGTACGCCTTACTCTCCGGAATTTTACTGGCCCTGGCCTGGCCAACTTACGGGTTTCCGCTGTTGCTGTTCTTCGCTTTTGTGCCTTTACTTTACGCCGAACACAACATCAGGATCAATGAGGCACATAACAGGAAATGGAAGATCTTTGGCCTTTCCTACCTCAGTTTTATCATTTGGAATACCATAACCACCTACTGGCTCTATTTTTCCACGCCCTTTGGTGGCATTTTTGCCATTACCGTAAACTCCCTGCTCATGGCACTGGTGTTCCTGCTCTTCCATATCGTGGCAAAAAGGGTAAATTTCAAAGCCTCTTCTTCATTTTTGATAAGTATCTGGATCGCTTTTGAATACCTGCACCTCAACTGGGAATTTTCATGGCCCTGGCTCAACCTGGGGAATGGTTTTTCCGAATTCCCTCACTGGATCCAGTGGTATGAATTTACAGGAACTTTTGGGGGCACACTCTGGGTTTGGCTCACAAACATTGCTCTGCTAAAAATGCTGCTGCTTTACAAACAGCACAAAGCAAAAGAAATCCTCTATCGCGGGTTGTTTAAAAGCGGCCTTCTTATCCTCCTTCCACTCCTGCTTTCTTATGTGATCTTATGGAATTACGAAGAGAGTGAAGAAACGATTGAAGCTGTTGTTTTACAGCCCAATATTAATCCCTACACCGAAAAATACTTTACTTCTGATGCCCGCATTGGAGAATTACTTACCAGTCTTGCTGAAGAAGCCGTGACCCCCGAAACCAAAATCGTCATCGCACCCGAAACAGTTTTCGCCTACGGAACTGTTTTGAGCCGCTTTAAAGATTCTGAAGCCAATTTCTTCACGAGACAGTTTGTTAATAAGCACCCAAAAATGTCATTTTTGAGTGGTATTTCCATGTACGACAGGTTTAGTGATCCGGGCAGGGTAAGAGCGCAAACCAATCAGCTGGGGCATAACGACTGGTACGACGACTATAATTCGGCTTTCATGATCTCTGCCAATGATTCAGTTCATTTCTACCATAAATCAAAACTGGTGGTGGGAGTAGAGAATTTTCCTTATCAGGAGGTTTTAAGGCCTCTCCTCGGAAATGTTATGATAGACCTTGGCGGTACGGTGGCTATGAAAACAACGCAGGAGAAAAGGGCCACTTTTGAAATTACTTCTTCGGAAGAAGTGGGGCCTATTATTTGTTACGAATCGGTTTACGGAAATTTTGTAACCGGATATGTGAGGGAAGGAGCCGATTTTTTAGCCATAATTACCAATGACGCCTGGTGGGGCAATACCCAGGGCCATAAACAGCACCTTAGTTATGCCAGGCTGCGGGCTATTGAAAACAGGCGGGCCATTGCCAGAAGTGCCAACACCGGGATTTCAGCTTTTATCAACGAAAAAGGTGAAATCACTTCAACTTTAGGATATGAAGAACAGGGAGCACTGCGAGGAGAAATAAGCCTCAATGCCCGACTCACTTTTTACAGCCGTTTTGGAGATTACATTGCCCGTATTTCGCTTTTCCTGGCCCTGTTCATCTTTCTTTTTGCCGTGGTGCCCTGGAAAAGGAGCAGGAGGTGA
- a CDS encoding ParA family protein, which yields MGKIIAVANQKGGVGKTTTSVNLAASLGVLEKKVLLIDADPQANATSGLGIDVESVELGTYQLLEHSIEAEKAIIKTESPNLDIIPAHIDLVAIEIELVDQEEREYMLKKAIGHLREQYDYVIIDCAPSLGLLTLNALTAADSVIIPIQCEYFALEGLGKLLNTIKSVQKIHNLKLDIEGLLLTMYDSRLRLSNQVVEEVQKHFDEMVFKTIIQRNVRLSEAPSYGESIINYDAGSKGASNYLSLAHEIIKKNS from the coding sequence ATGGGTAAGATCATTGCCGTTGCAAATCAAAAGGGAGGTGTAGGTAAAACTACAACTTCAGTAAACCTGGCGGCATCTCTAGGGGTGCTGGAAAAAAAAGTTTTGCTCATCGATGCCGATCCGCAGGCGAATGCCACTTCGGGTCTGGGAATAGATGTTGAATCGGTTGAGTTGGGAACTTACCAGTTGCTGGAGCACTCCATAGAGGCCGAAAAAGCGATTATAAAGACCGAATCCCCGAACCTCGACATCATTCCGGCGCACATTGACCTGGTGGCCATTGAAATTGAGCTGGTAGACCAGGAAGAGCGGGAATATATGTTAAAGAAGGCTATTGGGCACCTTAGGGAACAGTATGATTACGTGATCATTGACTGTGCCCCTTCTCTTGGGCTGCTCACCCTTAATGCCCTCACAGCTGCCGATTCGGTTATCATTCCTATTCAGTGTGAGTATTTTGCCCTGGAAGGTCTTGGAAAGCTGCTCAACACGATTAAAAGCGTACAAAAGATACACAACCTGAAACTGGATATTGAAGGGCTGCTGCTCACCATGTACGATTCGCGCTTAAGGTTATCAAACCAGGTGGTGGAAGAAGTACAAAAGCATTTTGACGAAATGGTGTTTAAGACAATCATTCAGCGAAACGTGCGTTTAAGTGAAGCCCCCAGTTACGGGGAGAGCATTATAAATTATGATGCCGGCAGTAAAGGTGCGAGCAATTACCTTAGTCTTGCACATGAAATAATAAAGAAAAACTCATAG
- the dapB gene encoding 4-hydroxy-tetrahydrodipicolinate reductase: protein MKIALLGYGKMGKTIERLAVERGHEIVLKVDNDIDNADLQKADVAIDFSVPNAAFKNITTCFEKQIPVVSGTTGWLKKYEEAVELCKKQDAAFIYASNFSLGVNLFFELNRNLAKLMNRFKEYNVAIEEIHHTQKLDAPSGTAISLAEQIVENSDKTGWRLDEAKENEIPVTAKRIENVPGTHSILYNSEVDSIKIEHVAHSRDGFALGAVIAAEWLQHRKGIYSMKDVLGL, encoded by the coding sequence ATGAAAATAGCTTTACTGGGTTACGGAAAAATGGGTAAGACCATTGAAAGACTAGCTGTAGAACGTGGCCATGAAATAGTACTAAAAGTGGACAATGATATTGATAACGCCGATCTTCAAAAGGCCGATGTCGCCATAGATTTTAGCGTGCCAAATGCTGCCTTTAAGAACATCACCACCTGTTTTGAAAAACAAATCCCGGTGGTTTCCGGGACTACCGGCTGGCTGAAGAAGTACGAAGAAGCCGTTGAGCTATGCAAAAAGCAGGATGCCGCTTTTATTTATGCATCCAACTTTAGCCTTGGCGTAAACCTGTTCTTTGAATTGAACAGGAACCTGGCAAAGCTAATGAACCGGTTTAAAGAGTACAATGTGGCCATAGAAGAAATTCACCACACCCAAAAACTGGATGCCCCAAGCGGTACTGCCATTAGTTTAGCGGAACAGATCGTCGAAAATTCAGATAAGACCGGCTGGCGGCTGGATGAGGCAAAAGAGAACGAAATTCCAGTAACTGCAAAAAGGATCGAAAACGTACCCGGCACTCACAGTATTTTATATAATTCTGAAGTTGACAGCATTAAAATAGAACATGTGGCCCACTCCCGCGATGGTTTTGCACTTGGCGCTGTTATAGCTGCCGAGTGGCTTCAGCATAGAAAAGGAATTTACAGCATGAAAGACGTGCTGGGCTTGTAA
- the lepB gene encoding signal peptidase I, whose translation MTFTNWILFVLLVQLIHFAGTWKLYQKAGRKAWEAAIPVYNAVVLMKIINRPWWWVILLFIPIVNLIMFPVIWVETVRSFGRTSTTDTILAIVTCGFYIYYVNYFGDAKYREGRSLQPGSAAGEWISSVLFAVVAATIVHTYVMQPFTIPTSSLEKTLLVGDFLFVSKFHYGARTPITSVAFPMVHDTIPVLGIKSYWNKPHIPYFRIPGFQDIDRSDIVVFNWPVDTVRQFRDKSGVRYDKPVDKKSNYVKRAVGLPGDSLEIIDGKIHVNNQPLELPDRAKPQYSYTGTTKGQGFDPYAMYKMYDITDAFYHDPNTNQFFIQSLTEENYQRLKNHPNVASIERVVTPAGQGESIIFPNNNRFDWNADNMGPLYIPKEGVTVQITPETVGFYRQIIETYEGLEMGREREISFRGDQVLLNGQPLNTYTFEQDYYFMMGDNRHNSEDSRYWGYVPENHIVGKPVFIWLSLDPNASGLSKIRWERMFTTVGGQGEPVSYLPYVLVVVVGLVGYSFFRKKKAK comes from the coding sequence ATGACATTCACAAACTGGATCTTGTTTGTTCTTCTTGTTCAGCTTATCCATTTCGCAGGAACCTGGAAATTATATCAAAAAGCAGGTCGTAAAGCCTGGGAAGCAGCCATACCCGTATATAACGCAGTTGTCTTAATGAAGATCATCAACAGGCCGTGGTGGTGGGTGATTTTGCTGTTCATCCCCATTGTTAACCTCATTATGTTCCCGGTAATATGGGTGGAAACCGTGCGCAGTTTTGGCCGTACTTCTACTACAGATACCATACTGGCTATTGTTACCTGTGGCTTTTACATTTATTACGTCAATTACTTTGGTGATGCCAAATACAGGGAAGGTCGCAGCCTGCAACCCGGGAGCGCCGCGGGAGAATGGATAAGTTCTGTTCTCTTTGCCGTAGTTGCTGCCACCATAGTGCACACTTATGTAATGCAGCCCTTCACCATTCCCACTTCTTCCCTTGAAAAGACCCTGCTGGTTGGGGACTTCCTGTTTGTGAGTAAATTTCATTACGGGGCACGCACCCCAATTACTTCTGTCGCCTTCCCGATGGTGCACGATACCATTCCGGTGTTGGGGATAAAATCATACTGGAACAAACCTCATATTCCTTATTTCAGGATCCCGGGATTCCAGGACATTGATCGCAGCGATATAGTGGTATTCAACTGGCCGGTAGATACGGTGAGACAGTTCAGGGATAAATCGGGTGTACGTTACGACAAGCCTGTAGACAAAAAATCGAATTATGTAAAAAGAGCCGTTGGCCTACCCGGGGATTCCCTTGAGATTATTGACGGAAAAATCCATGTCAACAACCAGCCCCTGGAGCTGCCAGACAGGGCTAAACCCCAGTACTCATACACCGGCACCACAAAAGGGCAGGGATTTGACCCCTATGCCATGTATAAAATGTATGATATTACCGATGCATTTTACCACGACCCCAACACTAACCAGTTCTTCATCCAGTCTTTAACTGAAGAGAATTACCAAAGGCTAAAGAACCACCCCAATGTGGCCTCTATAGAAAGGGTTGTTACTCCGGCGGGGCAAGGGGAATCTATTATCTTCCCGAACAACAACAGGTTTGACTGGAATGCCGATAATATGGGGCCTCTTTATATTCCAAAAGAAGGGGTGACCGTACAAATCACACCTGAGACGGTTGGGTTCTACCGCCAAATCATCGAAACCTATGAAGGCCTGGAAATGGGTCGCGAAAGGGAGATCTCGTTTAGAGGTGACCAGGTACTTTTAAATGGCCAGCCTTTGAACACCTACACCTTTGAGCAGGATTACTATTTCATGATGGGAGACAACCGCCACAACAGTGAAGACAGCCGCTACTGGGGTTACGTTCCCGAAAATCATATTGTGGGCAAACCTGTGTTTATCTGGCTTAGCCTTGACCCCAACGCTTCGGGCCTTAGCAAAATAAGATGGGAGCGCATGTTCACCACCGTAGGAGGGCAGGGGGAACCGGTTTCTTACCTTCCTTACGTTCTTGTGGTGGTAGTTGGCCTGGTAGGGTATAGCTTCTTCAGAAAAAAGAAAGCTAAATAA
- a CDS encoding SDR family oxidoreductase encodes MDYTQKMLRDDALKGKIIVVTGGGSGLGKAMTKYFLELGAKVAITSRNLEKLEGTTKELEEQTGGTCLPVQCDVRHYEQVENMLQQTLEKFGRVDILLNNAAGNFISPTERLSANAFDTIIDIVLKGSKNCTLAFGKHWIDAGEKNKAVLNIVTTYAWTGSAYVVPSATAKAGVLAMTRSLAVEWAKYGIRMNAIAPGPFPTKGAWDRLLPGDLKDKFDLAKKVPLKRVGEHQELANLAAYLVSDFSAYVNGEVITIDGGEWLKGAGQFNLLEAIPEEMWDMLEQMIKAKKNS; translated from the coding sequence ATGGATTACACACAAAAAATGCTTCGGGATGATGCTCTAAAAGGAAAAATAATTGTTGTGACCGGAGGCGGCAGCGGCCTTGGAAAAGCAATGACAAAGTACTTCCTGGAACTGGGTGCAAAAGTGGCGATCACTTCGAGAAACCTCGAAAAACTTGAGGGTACCACTAAAGAGCTTGAAGAGCAAACGGGCGGAACATGTTTGCCAGTACAGTGTGATGTAAGACATTACGAGCAGGTTGAAAATATGCTGCAACAAACCCTTGAAAAATTTGGCCGTGTTGATATTTTACTGAACAACGCTGCCGGGAATTTCATTTCCCCCACAGAACGCCTGAGCGCCAATGCTTTTGACACCATTATTGATATAGTTTTAAAAGGCAGCAAGAACTGCACTCTTGCTTTTGGAAAACACTGGATAGATGCAGGTGAAAAGAACAAAGCGGTACTCAATATTGTGACCACTTATGCCTGGACAGGCTCTGCTTATGTGGTTCCCAGCGCCACAGCCAAAGCCGGAGTGCTGGCCATGACCCGTTCCCTTGCCGTGGAATGGGCAAAGTACGGCATAAGAATGAATGCGATCGCACCCGGCCCCTTCCCCACCAAAGGCGCATGGGACAGGCTGCTTCCCGGAGACCTTAAAGACAAGTTTGACCTGGCTAAAAAAGTGCCGCTAAAGCGGGTTGGGGAACACCAGGAACTGGCAAATCTGGCTGCCTATCTTGTTTCCGATTTTTCAGCTTATGTCAATGGCGAGGTCATCACCATTGACGGCGGCGAATGGCTGAAAGGTGCGGGACAATTTAATCTTCTGGAAGCAATTCCGGAGGAAATGTGGGATATGCTGGAACAAATGATAAAGGCCAAGAAGAACAGCTAA
- a CDS encoding exopolysaccharide biosynthesis polyprenyl glycosylphosphotransferase, translating into MPHKQKMHFEISERKLFLRIFDIFWVLFALYVVGILFHVEYFDIEQRSWHWAVVLAIYLNLFCGIFELYDLQKASSYYRVLKNVVLATCVVVLFYLMTPVFTPVLPENRLQILYFFLTIFLTLLLWRFAYISLISTPRFYRRVLIIGEPLEVELVASHLQRSDPNYNIVGYVNPGGTDMFNSEKVGLKDFSGKKLAETVQEENIDEILISNISATAEGFYSQVLYLLKKGFPVKDFNEVYEDKTHRIPVQHIERNFYQFFPLSRSNNNKFYQFFHRLFDIVVSIVGIIIGGLLLPFVYFGNMIGNKGSLFYEQERIGRSGKSFNILKFRTMRYNAEPHGAVWATRNDVRITRFGKFLRRSRLDEFPQFYNILKGEMSLIGPRPERPVFVKELSELIPFYDTRHFIKPGLTGWAQVMTDYADSHADSLEKLQYDLYYIKHRNIFLDITILIKTLSTIIFFRGQ; encoded by the coding sequence ATGCCCCATAAACAGAAAATGCATTTCGAGATCTCCGAACGCAAATTATTTCTGCGAATCTTCGATATCTTTTGGGTGCTTTTTGCGTTGTATGTGGTCGGCATTCTTTTTCATGTGGAATACTTTGATATAGAGCAGAGGTCCTGGCATTGGGCAGTAGTTCTCGCCATTTATTTGAACCTGTTCTGTGGGATTTTTGAGCTGTACGACCTGCAAAAGGCCAGCAGTTACTACAGGGTGCTCAAAAATGTGGTTTTAGCGACCTGTGTTGTGGTGCTGTTTTACCTAATGACCCCGGTTTTCACCCCTGTACTGCCCGAAAATCGCCTTCAAATCCTGTATTTTTTTCTTACGATCTTCCTAACGCTCTTACTGTGGCGGTTCGCGTATATCAGCCTTATTTCCACGCCCCGGTTTTATCGCCGGGTGCTCATCATAGGTGAACCCCTCGAGGTTGAGCTGGTAGCTTCACACTTACAAAGATCAGATCCCAATTATAATATTGTGGGGTATGTAAATCCGGGTGGTACAGACATGTTCAATTCTGAAAAAGTGGGTCTGAAAGATTTTTCAGGAAAAAAACTAGCCGAAACTGTGCAGGAAGAGAATATTGATGAAATCCTCATCTCCAATATCAGTGCCACGGCCGAAGGTTTTTACTCCCAGGTGCTTTACCTCCTCAAAAAAGGCTTTCCGGTGAAAGATTTTAACGAGGTTTATGAAGACAAAACTCACCGCATTCCGGTTCAGCATATCGAGCGAAATTTTTACCAGTTCTTTCCTTTAAGCCGAAGCAACAACAACAAATTTTACCAGTTTTTTCATCGTCTTTTCGATATCGTGGTTTCTATAGTGGGGATCATTATTGGGGGGCTTTTGCTGCCTTTTGTTTACTTCGGGAATATGATTGGAAACAAAGGCTCATTGTTTTATGAACAGGAAAGGATTGGCAGGAGTGGAAAATCTTTTAATATCCTGAAGTTTCGCACCATGCGCTATAATGCCGAACCCCATGGCGCTGTTTGGGCTACCAGGAACGATGTTCGTATTACCCGGTTCGGAAAATTTCTTCGCCGTTCCCGACTTGATGAATTCCCGCAATTTTATAATATTCTGAAAGGGGAAATGAGCCTCATTGGCCCCCGTCCCGAAAGGCCTGTTTTTGTAAAGGAATTATCTGAATTAATCCCCTTTTACGACACCCGCCACTTTATCAAACCCGGACTCACAGGCTGGGCCCAGGTGATGACCGATTATGCCGACAGCCATGCCGATAGTCTCGAAAAGCTCCAATACGACCTCTACTACATCAAACACCGCAATATCTTCCTCGATATCACCATCCTCATCAAAACCCTGAGTACAATTATATTTTTTAGAGGACAGTAA
- a CDS encoding glycosyltransferase family 4 protein, whose amino-acid sequence MKNLLYIGNQLSIRGGTPTSIDTLAPLLREEGFDVKIASAKKNKLLRLIDMLHLVYKIRRTTHYVLIDTYSTQNFWYAYAVARLCQILRLKYIPILHGGGLFIRLERSPKASKSIFGKAFLNVAPSLYMKTVFQQAGFTRVRYIPNSIYLKDYFYRERAEIRPKLLWVRAFAEIYNPLQALKVLELLLPDFPNAELCMLGPKKDDSWKECIRYAKLHHLPVRFPGRLSKEEWTALSENYDIFLNTATIDNTPVSVIEAMALGLPVVSTNVGGLPYLISADVDGVLVPPNDPQRMAEAIKTILKRPEHSLERTRAARIKVEAFDWERVKEIWKGILKQ is encoded by the coding sequence ATGAAAAACCTGCTTTACATAGGTAACCAACTATCAATCCGGGGCGGCACTCCCACCTCAATTGATACACTTGCCCCTTTATTGAGAGAAGAAGGTTTTGATGTAAAAATAGCTTCTGCTAAAAAGAACAAACTCCTGCGGTTGATCGATATGCTTCATCTGGTCTACAAAATCAGAAGGACTACCCATTACGTGCTCATCGATACCTACAGTACTCAGAATTTCTGGTATGCCTATGCGGTAGCACGTCTCTGTCAAATCCTCAGGTTAAAATATATCCCAATCCTTCACGGGGGGGGACTTTTCATCAGGCTGGAGCGTTCCCCAAAAGCCTCAAAAAGCATATTTGGCAAAGCTTTTCTGAACGTGGCTCCTTCGCTTTACATGAAGACGGTATTTCAACAGGCAGGCTTTACCCGGGTCAGATACATTCCCAACAGCATATATCTGAAAGATTACTTTTATAGAGAACGAGCAGAGATTCGCCCAAAACTCCTTTGGGTACGTGCCTTTGCAGAGATTTATAATCCGCTGCAGGCTTTAAAAGTGCTTGAACTCCTGCTGCCCGATTTTCCCAATGCCGAACTTTGTATGTTAGGCCCTAAAAAAGATGATTCCTGGAAAGAATGTATCCGTTATGCAAAATTGCATCACCTTCCTGTCCGCTTCCCCGGAAGGCTATCTAAAGAAGAATGGACGGCGCTTTCAGAAAACTATGACATTTTCCTCAACACTGCCACTATTGACAACACTCCAGTTAGTGTGATAGAAGCCATGGCCCTCGGCCTGCCGGTTGTTTCCACCAATGTGGGCGGACTCCCATATCTCATTTCTGCAGACGTAGACGGGGTTCTGGTTCCACCCAATGATCCACAACGGATGGCAGAAGCCATAAAAACTATACTTAAGCGGCCCGAGCATTCTCTGGAAAGAACCCGCGCAGCGAGGATTAAAGTAGAAGCTTTTGACTGGGAGAGGGTGAAGGAAATCTGGAAAGGAATACTGAAGCAGTAG